Proteins encoded by one window of Parabacteroides sp. FAFU027:
- the pbpC gene encoding penicillin-binding protein 1C, which yields MDKTKVINILNKIKSRCIRHRLYYPYPRFWILTAFAIFMIWFAFALPRPLFKPVYSTIIEDENGNFLSARIANDYQWRFPKTDSVPDKFKQCVRFFEDEYFFYHPGVNPVSFGRAIIQNIKAKKVVSGGSTLTMQVIRMSLNDQSRNVFTKLYEMLLAFRLELGYSKNEILNLYASHAPFGGNVVGLDAAAWRYFGRPAFRLSWGETAALAVLPNAPALIFPGKNHTIYLKKRNRLLDKLCAKGIIEKTTCELAKAEPLPDKPKALPQLAPHLLNKLINDGVSGQTIRTTINSDIQQFAANTARKYIRYYAGNFIHNMAIVVLDTHSGEAKAYVGNIDVEGLKNTPYVDNAIANRSSGSILKPFLYAAMLDEGQLLPTSLVSDIPTHFGAYAPENFEKTYEGVVPADIALAHSLNVPAVRELDQYGVVKLHHILHQIGFTSIDRTPDYYGLSLILGGAEVNLLEATSAYSGMGRAVLSYLSSGKYYADDFRPARLVKKEYPVDDKPVPSKIGAAALWYTLEALTTVNRPWGEIGWDFFASTHKIAWKTGTSIGSRDAWAIGVTPEYTVGVWVGNSSGEGRPGLTGVTHAAPVMFEIFKSLKTKTWFRQPTQDMQKISVCKQSGFRATDKCEAEEMWVPRNGVKVKSCPYHNSVFLDETGKYRVTGESYPVSKMQIQSRFVLPPAQEYYYKQNHPEYTALPPYMPGCSLPGEQMMDILVPDNNTAVYIPKGIDGKLGMLVFEAVHRRKDATIFWHIDNDFIQETHGIHKIEVTPSIGKHILLIEDEEGNVVRRRFKVLNN from the coding sequence ATGGATAAAACAAAAGTTATCAACATCCTCAACAAAATAAAAAGCCGGTGCATCAGACACCGGCTTTACTATCCTTATCCACGCTTCTGGATATTGACGGCATTTGCCATATTCATGATCTGGTTTGCATTCGCTCTTCCCAGACCCTTGTTTAAGCCGGTATATTCGACCATCATCGAAGACGAAAACGGCAACTTTCTCTCTGCCCGGATCGCCAACGATTACCAGTGGCGATTTCCGAAGACGGATAGCGTTCCTGATAAATTCAAACAATGCGTGAGGTTTTTCGAGGATGAATACTTCTTCTATCATCCCGGGGTAAATCCGGTCTCATTTGGTCGGGCCATTATCCAGAACATTAAAGCTAAGAAGGTAGTCAGTGGCGGCAGTACGCTCACCATGCAGGTCATTCGCATGAGTCTGAACGATCAAAGCCGGAATGTTTTCACCAAACTGTACGAAATGCTCCTGGCTTTCCGACTGGAATTAGGATACAGCAAAAATGAGATCCTCAACCTCTACGCATCACATGCACCGTTCGGAGGAAATGTGGTCGGGCTGGATGCTGCCGCCTGGCGTTATTTCGGAAGACCGGCCTTCCGCTTATCCTGGGGTGAAACTGCGGCACTGGCGGTATTGCCCAATGCGCCTGCGCTGATCTTTCCGGGGAAAAACCACACGATCTATCTGAAAAAGCGAAATCGCCTGTTGGATAAACTTTGTGCAAAAGGAATCATTGAAAAAACCACCTGTGAACTGGCAAAAGCCGAACCCCTGCCCGATAAGCCGAAAGCATTGCCCCAACTGGCTCCTCATTTACTGAATAAACTGATCAACGATGGGGTTTCGGGACAAACCATCCGCACCACCATTAATTCGGATATCCAGCAATTTGCCGCAAACACTGCCCGCAAGTACATTCGCTATTATGCCGGTAACTTTATCCACAACATGGCAATCGTTGTTTTGGATACCCACTCCGGGGAAGCCAAAGCCTATGTCGGAAACATTGATGTCGAGGGGTTGAAAAACACACCTTACGTGGACAATGCCATTGCCAACCGCAGTTCGGGAAGTATTCTGAAACCGTTTCTCTATGCAGCCATGCTCGACGAAGGGCAATTGTTGCCCACTTCGCTGGTATCGGATATCCCGACGCACTTTGGCGCCTATGCTCCCGAGAATTTCGAGAAGACCTACGAAGGAGTCGTTCCTGCGGACATTGCGTTGGCTCATTCGCTGAACGTACCGGCTGTGCGCGAACTGGACCAGTATGGTGTCGTGAAGCTGCATCATATTTTACATCAGATCGGATTTACCTCTATTGACCGTACGCCCGATTACTACGGACTCTCATTAATTCTGGGGGGAGCCGAGGTGAATTTGCTCGAAGCCACTTCAGCCTATTCAGGCATGGGGAGAGCGGTACTTTCTTATTTATCCTCCGGAAAATATTATGCGGATGATTTCCGTCCGGCCCGGTTGGTCAAAAAGGAGTATCCCGTCGATGACAAACCCGTTCCGTCTAAGATAGGTGCCGCAGCATTGTGGTACACCCTTGAAGCCTTAACCACCGTCAACCGCCCGTGGGGAGAGATCGGGTGGGACTTCTTTGCCTCCACCCATAAGATTGCCTGGAAAACCGGTACCAGTATCGGATCACGGGATGCCTGGGCTATTGGTGTCACCCCCGAATATACCGTAGGTGTATGGGTAGGAAATTCATCCGGTGAAGGCAGGCCGGGATTGACAGGAGTTACCCATGCAGCTCCCGTCATGTTTGAGATATTTAAAAGCCTGAAGACAAAAACCTGGTTCAGGCAGCCGACACAGGATATGCAAAAAATATCGGTTTGCAAACAAAGCGGCTTCAGGGCAACAGATAAATGCGAAGCCGAAGAGATGTGGGTTCCTAGGAATGGGGTAAAGGTGAAATCCTGTCCATACCACAACTCCGTGTTTCTGGATGAAACGGGTAAATACCGGGTTACCGGAGAATCCTATCCGGTGAGTAAAATGCAGATTCAGTCGCGCTTTGTGCTACCTCCGGCACAGGAGTATTATTACAAGCAGAATCATCCGGAATATACGGCGCTTCCGCCTTACATGCCGGGATGTTCTTTGCCGGGCGAACAGATGATGGACATTCTCGTGCCCGATAACAACACGGCGGTTTATATTCCGAAAGGGATTGACGGGAAGTTGGGGATGCTGGTTTTCGAAGCGGTTCACCGGCGAAAGGATGCGACTATCTTCTGGCACATCGACAATGACTTCATCCAAGAGACGCACGGCATTCACAAGATTGAGGTAACTCCTTCGATTGGCAAACACATCCTGTTGATTGAAGATGAAGAGGGGAATGTGGTTCGTCGGAGATTTAAAGTGCTGAATAACTAA
- a CDS encoding alpha-L-arabinofuranosidase C-terminal domain-containing protein, with protein sequence MKRILCIALVVMAFFAIRTVNAQTKLTVDVSQKGVAVSPTHYGIFFEDINHAADGGLYAELIRNRSFEDASTLDYWNLANQTGASATMSVETTNLLNSSQTQALKLSVTQASPTARAGVYNTGFWGINVVNGQKYTLTFFAKCDASFTGTVTASLESSTGVKYAQATVSGLTTGWQKFTCTLTATGENTAGRFVLSTNSTGTLWFDVVSVFPPTYNNRANGLRPDLAQMLADLHSKFMRFPGGCFVEGDYLANRYQWKKSIGNIEDRPGHYNLWGYRTTDGMGYHEFLQLSEDIGAIPLYVTNIGVSHNDYQPYTDLNGYIQDALDALEYANGDVTTTYGAMRAANGHPAPFNIQYIEIGNENSWGDNYNNRFALFYNAIKAKYPNIQCIADGPVPTTTQFVDEHYYSSPQWFIDQFNKYDTYSRTGSKVYVGEYAVTSDCGNGNLKAAIGEAAFMCGMEKNTDVVGMCSYAPIFVNTNNRAWNPDMIVYNASASYGTPSFYVQKMFANNMGTVTIPVKDTLNQIITPIDGTGKIGLGTWATQSDYSNVTVTNSTGATLISEPFASTANWTPGTGTWSLSNGIYSQTSSLTDCRSIDQTLINDSTYTISLKARKTGGNEGFLIIFGYKDSNDFYWWNIGGWGNSQHAIEHCVGGSKTVLVPVSGSISTNVWYNVRIEVSRTKVLCYLNDVLIHTLNASSTSKLYTSATLDEATNQLFLKVVNPNATDFRTTVNLKNASASRVSGTASILTSTNVSNENSFASPNYIVPVSSAIDTLGSALNYTFKANSVTVLKLSTGNTNGVISTKADGKKLAFFPNPTKDFIYFKNADAQPISFQVRNVTGQTVLQNKAINGKADVSALQPGIYLLTAQQGNQIVSGKVVKE encoded by the coding sequence ATGAAACGAATTCTATGCATTGCTTTAGTTGTAATGGCATTTTTCGCCATCCGGACTGTAAATGCCCAAACGAAGCTTACTGTTGACGTAAGCCAGAAAGGGGTAGCCGTCAGTCCCACCCATTACGGCATCTTCTTCGAAGACATCAACCATGCCGCCGATGGTGGTTTGTATGCCGAATTAATCCGAAACCGTTCGTTCGAAGATGCCTCCACATTGGATTACTGGAATCTGGCTAACCAGACCGGAGCCAGCGCCACGATGAGCGTGGAGACAACCAATCTACTCAACAGCAGTCAGACCCAGGCATTGAAACTAAGCGTCACGCAGGCATCACCCACCGCCAGAGCCGGCGTGTATAATACCGGATTTTGGGGCATTAACGTGGTAAACGGTCAAAAATACACCCTGACTTTCTTTGCTAAATGCGATGCCAGCTTCACCGGTACGGTAACCGCATCGCTCGAAAGCAGCACGGGGGTGAAATATGCACAGGCTACCGTCAGCGGGTTGACCACGGGTTGGCAAAAATTTACCTGCACGCTCACCGCAACCGGGGAAAATACAGCCGGTCGTTTTGTTCTCTCCACCAATTCGACGGGCACGCTCTGGTTTGATGTGGTATCGGTGTTCCCGCCGACGTACAATAACCGGGCAAACGGCTTACGCCCCGATCTGGCTCAGATGCTGGCAGACTTACATTCGAAATTTATGCGTTTTCCGGGAGGATGTTTCGTAGAAGGAGATTATCTGGCCAACCGCTACCAGTGGAAAAAATCAATCGGCAATATCGAAGACCGTCCCGGCCATTACAACCTGTGGGGATACCGCACCACCGACGGAATGGGTTACCATGAATTCCTACAATTGTCGGAGGATATCGGCGCTATCCCCTTGTACGTAACCAACATCGGGGTTTCGCACAACGATTACCAGCCTTACACCGACCTCAACGGCTACATCCAGGATGCGCTTGATGCACTGGAATATGCCAACGGGGATGTTACGACCACTTACGGTGCAATGCGTGCTGCCAACGGCCACCCGGCGCCATTCAATATCCAGTATATTGAAATCGGAAATGAAAATTCATGGGGAGATAATTACAACAATCGTTTTGCCCTGTTTTACAATGCCATCAAGGCCAAATATCCGAATATCCAGTGCATTGCAGATGGACCGGTACCGACTACTACGCAGTTTGTGGACGAACATTACTACAGCAGTCCGCAATGGTTCATCGACCAGTTCAACAAATACGACACCTATAGCCGCACCGGTAGCAAAGTCTATGTGGGCGAATATGCCGTAACCTCCGATTGCGGGAACGGTAACCTGAAGGCTGCCATCGGTGAAGCGGCTTTCATGTGTGGCATGGAGAAGAATACGGATGTGGTGGGCATGTGCTCGTATGCGCCCATATTTGTCAACACCAACAACCGGGCCTGGAATCCGGATATGATTGTTTACAATGCCTCCGCATCTTATGGCACGCCGTCGTTTTACGTCCAGAAGATGTTTGCCAATAATATGGGAACTGTCACCATCCCGGTGAAAGATACCCTTAATCAAATCATCACCCCCATTGACGGAACGGGAAAGATCGGTCTCGGCACCTGGGCCACACAATCTGATTATTCCAACGTGACCGTCACCAACAGCACAGGTGCAACGCTGATTTCGGAACCGTTTGCCTCGACCGCCAACTGGACTCCGGGTACCGGTACCTGGTCGCTATCCAACGGCATCTATTCCCAGACATCGTCATTGACGGATTGCCGGTCCATTGACCAAACACTGATAAATGATTCCACTTATACGATTTCCCTGAAAGCCCGCAAGACGGGAGGGAACGAAGGCTTCCTGATCATCTTCGGATACAAAGACAGCAACGATTTCTACTGGTGGAATATAGGAGGTTGGGGGAATTCGCAACACGCTATTGAGCATTGCGTGGGCGGTTCCAAGACGGTATTGGTGCCGGTCAGCGGAAGTATTTCGACCAATGTCTGGTATAATGTCCGCATTGAAGTGTCACGCACCAAAGTCCTTTGCTACTTAAACGATGTGCTGATTCATACGCTGAATGCCTCATCTACATCGAAGCTCTACACCTCTGCCACACTGGATGAAGCGACCAACCAGTTGTTCCTGAAAGTGGTCAACCCCAATGCAACCGACTTCCGTACGACTGTTAATCTGAAAAATGCCTCAGCAAGCAGGGTATCGGGCACTGCCAGCATACTGACCTCAACCAATGTTTCCAATGAAAACTCGTTTGCTTCACCGAATTACATCGTTCCGGTAAGTTCGGCCATCGACACCCTGGGCAGTGCATTGAATTATACTTTCAAAGCAAATTCCGTAACCGTACTGAAACTCAGCACCGGCAACACCAATGGAGTAATCTCTACAAAGGCAGACGGGAAAAAGCTCGCGTTCTTCCCCAACCCAACAAAAGATTTCATTTACTTCAAAAATGCCGACGCTCAACCTATCTCTTTCCAGGTGCGCAATGTTACGGGACAAACTGTTCTGCAAAATAAAGCCATCAATGGTAAAGCTGATGTATCGGCTCTTCAACCCGGAATTTATTTATTGACAGCGCAGCAGGGAAACCAGATCGTTTCAGGAAAAGTAGTCAAAGAATAA
- a CDS encoding alpha-2-macroglobulin family protein translates to MKPHLLYRATQWLLILSFAVLPLSCKKELKPLTVDPAFAAYVISFTSGVVSNATKIQVRLVQECKEAVPGKELSSNPFSISPGVSGKAVWVDRQTIEFIPDEKLESGEIYTVDFALNDFVQVPSELKTLKFRFQVMKQNISYEFNGIEPENESDMKLQKIRGSFTTADVAEGSELEKIIEFSGKAGEHVNWIHSKDGHFHSFTLDSVERKEDAYKIDIEWNGKKIGAKNGSEEFEMPGINEFKVIHVKTVSVPKAQIEVYFSDPVSRMQDLDGLFKLSGNIPMGIMANGNVVKLIPTQPVTGEVDLMVYGGIRNTLERSMGAGQNFRLKFVSLKPQVELIGDGVIVPHSGGIMFPFRAVSLSAVDVRIIKIFENNIVQFLQTNQLNENNELKRVGRVVYNQEVQLTSEEKIDYTQWNNFSLDLSKLIETEPGAIYRVEISFRKKHSLYPCVNKSEDKEEYTEPEDPNKEYNEPNTWGYYEDEGEYDYEDYKWQDRDDPGKPSYYMGNAHKVARNILASDFGIIAKAGTDNNYFVAVTDLRDTKPFEDVELEFRNLQNQVIGKSKTDGDGFCKIRLQDKPFVVIAKKDKERGYLRLDDASSLSLSMFDVAGEELKKGVRGFIYGERGVWRPGDLIYLTFILEDKNKSLPANHPVIMELYNPSGQLISRMVKTANLNGFYNFLIKTNPTAATGNWSVKMRVGGSVFARNLRIETVKPNRLKINLNFGSQLLKKGVPVNGKLQVNWLHGAPAANAKVKIDATVAATNTTFAAFPGYIFDDPVKKVASQDISVFNGTLNPEGAAAVNTHFDFASDAPGMLAVQMKTTAFEGGGDFSTDRAIFNYSPYKSYVGVRIPQGKGWNNALNSDEVNLVPIALVDENGRGKSGKVKIEVYSVYWRWWWEHQAEENLADYVTNQHTNLIKSDIVSITGGRGFYQMYLGSQDYGRKLIRITDLESGHSTGGIFYTTYKGWWSNAGNDNPGGAEMLMFQTDKKEYKTGEKITIDLPVTHRGKALISVETGSRVLKNFWFEPETDNSRFSFEATPDMAPNIYIHVTYIQPHNHGKNDFPIRMYGVQSVKVEDPQTHLSPRITMPSEIKPLQKFNIKVDEASGKAMTYTIAVVDEGLLDLTRFKTPNPWDAFYTHEALGVRTWDLYKYVAGAFTGKLAGLYAIGGDQYFDRKGKNNSNRFKPVVLYQGPFTVEAKSSRTHTFTMPNYVGSVRVMVVAGNQGAYGSTEKAVPVRQSLMVLPTLPRVISPSETIKVPVSVFSMNPKIRNVTVQILTDNKFAIADGAVRKIAFDKSGEKMTEFTLKAKNTTGAGRIMIKAISGSNVSTSETVLNIRLPNPPAAKVITATLQPGKTWSQVVSAFGIPGTNSGTVEVSRFYPVNLEKRLSYLIQYPHGCIEQVTSAVFPQLFLPQMMDMNDARKAEVESNVKSCLAKLKSYQLVNGGFSYWPGESNIADAWGTNYAGHFMLEAQARGYQLPVGLLNTWLTYQTREANNWKPSRKNYGTDLIQAYRLYTLALAKRPALSAMNLMRETAEIDLAARWRLAAAYCAAGKPEIGAQIVSGIPLKPQKREEYFDTYGSYGRDEAMILETLVMLKRRSQAEALVRDIANVLSSDEWLSTQTTAYMLLGVSKFAGGNANGGNLKCSLNIAEKTMQINSPKVISQNNIGFNTGYQKKVTITNNSSQPLFIRVITQGVPLMKGQEATAQNLAIATSYADMKGRPLNPLSIKQGTQFYVNLTVTHPGVRMDYKNLAVSMLFPSGWEILNARMDNIKSAVLKTDEPDYQDIRDDRVYMYFNLAKGQTKTFRVLLQAAYLGHYYLPSVQCEAMYDNSVRAYTKGYWVGVVR, encoded by the coding sequence ATGAAACCACACCTACTCTACCGCGCCACGCAATGGCTGCTTATCCTTTCATTTGCTGTATTACCGCTATCCTGTAAAAAAGAACTGAAACCCCTGACCGTTGATCCGGCCTTTGCGGCTTATGTGATATCCTTCACATCGGGGGTGGTATCCAATGCAACCAAAATACAGGTACGGTTGGTGCAGGAATGTAAAGAGGCTGTTCCCGGAAAAGAGCTGTCATCCAATCCGTTTTCGATCAGTCCGGGAGTGAGCGGAAAGGCGGTATGGGTGGATCGTCAGACAATTGAGTTTATTCCGGACGAAAAGCTGGAGTCAGGTGAGATTTATACCGTTGACTTTGCCCTGAATGATTTCGTACAGGTACCATCGGAATTGAAGACGTTGAAATTCCGCTTTCAGGTGATGAAGCAGAATATCTCGTACGAGTTTAACGGGATAGAGCCGGAGAATGAATCGGACATGAAGCTGCAAAAGATACGCGGTAGTTTTACCACCGCCGATGTGGCAGAGGGAAGCGAACTGGAGAAGATTATAGAATTCAGTGGGAAAGCCGGTGAGCATGTCAACTGGATTCACAGCAAAGATGGACATTTTCACAGCTTCACACTCGACAGTGTAGAGCGGAAGGAGGATGCTTATAAAATAGACATTGAATGGAATGGTAAGAAAATAGGGGCTAAAAATGGATCTGAAGAGTTTGAAATGCCCGGAATCAATGAGTTCAAGGTGATCCATGTCAAAACCGTTTCGGTTCCCAAAGCCCAGATTGAGGTCTATTTCTCGGATCCGGTGAGCAGGATGCAGGATCTGGATGGACTGTTTAAACTCTCAGGCAATATTCCCATGGGAATCATGGCCAACGGGAATGTGGTAAAACTGATCCCAACCCAACCAGTCACGGGGGAAGTAGATCTGATGGTTTACGGAGGAATCCGGAATACCCTCGAGCGTAGTATGGGGGCAGGCCAGAACTTCCGGTTGAAGTTTGTCAGCCTGAAGCCTCAGGTGGAACTTATCGGAGACGGTGTGATCGTTCCTCACAGCGGGGGAATAATGTTTCCCTTCCGGGCTGTAAGCCTTTCGGCTGTGGATGTGAGGATCATCAAGATTTTTGAAAACAACATCGTCCAGTTTTTACAGACAAATCAGCTGAATGAAAACAATGAGCTCAAACGTGTGGGCCGGGTGGTGTACAATCAGGAAGTACAGCTTACCTCCGAGGAAAAGATTGATTATACCCAATGGAACAACTTCTCGCTGGATCTATCCAAACTCATCGAAACAGAGCCCGGGGCTATTTACCGTGTGGAAATCAGCTTCCGGAAGAAGCATTCGCTCTATCCGTGTGTAAACAAATCGGAAGACAAAGAGGAGTACACCGAACCGGAAGATCCGAATAAAGAGTACAACGAACCGAACACCTGGGGGTATTACGAGGATGAAGGCGAATACGATTATGAAGATTACAAATGGCAGGACCGCGATGATCCCGGCAAACCCTCCTATTACATGGGCAATGCGCACAAGGTGGCGAGAAATATTCTTGCATCGGATTTTGGGATAATCGCCAAAGCCGGTACAGATAATAACTATTTCGTGGCTGTAACCGACCTCCGCGATACCAAACCGTTTGAAGATGTGGAACTGGAATTCCGGAACCTGCAGAATCAGGTCATCGGGAAATCGAAAACCGATGGCGACGGGTTTTGCAAAATCAGGTTGCAGGATAAGCCCTTTGTAGTCATCGCCAAAAAGGACAAAGAAAGAGGCTACCTCCGGTTGGATGACGCATCATCCTTATCGCTTAGTATGTTTGATGTAGCCGGTGAGGAATTGAAAAAAGGGGTACGCGGCTTTATTTACGGTGAACGTGGCGTGTGGCGTCCCGGTGATCTGATCTATCTGACATTTATCCTGGAAGATAAAAACAAATCGCTTCCGGCAAACCACCCCGTCATCATGGAACTGTATAATCCATCGGGGCAACTGATCAGCCGGATGGTGAAAACGGCTAACCTGAATGGCTTCTATAACTTCCTGATCAAAACCAACCCAACTGCTGCAACCGGAAACTGGTCTGTAAAGATGCGCGTCGGAGGTTCGGTCTTTGCCCGTAACCTGAGAATCGAGACGGTAAAACCCAACCGACTGAAGATCAATCTCAACTTCGGCTCGCAATTATTAAAAAAGGGTGTTCCGGTAAATGGTAAACTTCAGGTCAACTGGTTGCATGGCGCTCCGGCGGCTAATGCAAAGGTGAAAATTGACGCTACAGTAGCTGCGACCAATACTACCTTTGCCGCTTTTCCCGGATATATATTTGACGACCCGGTGAAGAAAGTGGCCTCTCAGGATATTTCTGTATTTAACGGCACACTCAATCCGGAAGGAGCGGCAGCAGTCAATACGCACTTTGATTTTGCATCCGATGCTCCGGGTATGCTGGCGGTACAGATGAAAACCACGGCCTTTGAAGGAGGCGGGGATTTCAGTACCGACCGGGCTATATTCAATTATTCTCCCTACAAATCCTATGTCGGGGTAAGAATACCACAAGGCAAGGGATGGAACAACGCACTCAACTCCGACGAAGTCAATCTTGTCCCCATTGCACTGGTGGATGAAAACGGAAGGGGAAAATCGGGAAAAGTCAAAATCGAAGTTTACAGCGTTTACTGGCGTTGGTGGTGGGAACATCAGGCAGAAGAGAATCTGGCCGATTACGTAACCAACCAACACACCAACCTGATCAAATCGGATATTGTTTCTATTACCGGTGGCCGCGGTTTTTACCAGATGTATCTCGGCTCACAGGACTATGGACGAAAGCTGATCCGCATCACCGACCTGGAGAGCGGACACAGTACAGGGGGTATTTTCTATACAACCTATAAAGGCTGGTGGAGCAATGCCGGAAACGACAATCCCGGTGGAGCGGAGATGCTCATGTTCCAAACGGATAAGAAAGAGTACAAAACCGGCGAAAAGATTACTATCGATCTACCGGTTACACACCGTGGTAAAGCGCTGATCAGCGTGGAGACAGGTAGCCGTGTATTGAAAAACTTCTGGTTTGAACCGGAAACGGATAATTCCCGCTTCAGCTTTGAGGCAACACCGGATATGGCTCCGAATATCTATATTCACGTCACCTATATCCAACCGCATAATCACGGCAAGAATGATTTCCCGATACGGATGTATGGCGTCCAGTCGGTAAAAGTGGAAGATCCTCAAACCCATCTTTCACCCCGAATCACCATGCCGTCTGAGATCAAGCCGTTGCAGAAATTTAACATTAAGGTGGACGAAGCGAGCGGTAAAGCCATGACCTACACCATTGCCGTGGTAGATGAGGGACTGCTCGATCTGACACGTTTCAAAACGCCAAATCCATGGGATGCTTTCTATACCCACGAAGCGTTGGGTGTGCGCACCTGGGATTTATACAAATATGTGGCCGGTGCATTTACCGGCAAACTGGCCGGACTGTATGCCATCGGCGGCGACCAGTATTTTGACCGAAAAGGCAAAAACAACAGTAACCGCTTCAAACCGGTGGTTTTGTATCAGGGTCCTTTCACGGTGGAGGCTAAGAGCTCCCGCACGCATACCTTTACGATGCCCAACTATGTGGGTTCGGTACGGGTAATGGTCGTTGCCGGAAATCAGGGAGCATACGGTTCGACTGAAAAAGCCGTTCCGGTGCGACAATCGCTGATGGTTTTACCTACTTTGCCACGTGTCATCAGTCCGTCCGAGACAATCAAAGTCCCGGTTTCGGTATTTTCAATGAATCCGAAGATTAGGAATGTAACCGTTCAGATTCTAACCGATAACAAATTCGCCATTGCCGATGGTGCTGTCCGCAAAATTGCATTTGATAAATCGGGTGAAAAGATGACCGAATTTACCCTGAAAGCCAAGAACACCACCGGAGCCGGTAGGATCATGATCAAAGCAATCTCGGGAAGTAACGTTTCCACGTCAGAAACTGTCCTGAACATCCGGCTCCCGAATCCACCGGCTGCAAAAGTCATCACAGCAACACTCCAACCGGGCAAAACCTGGTCGCAGGTGGTCAGTGCCTTCGGCATACCGGGTACAAACTCAGGTACGGTGGAAGTATCCCGTTTCTATCCGGTCAATCTGGAAAAACGGTTGAGCTACCTGATTCAATACCCGCACGGCTGTATCGAACAGGTGACGTCGGCAGTATTCCCGCAACTCTTTCTGCCTCAGATGATGGATATGAACGATGCCCGCAAAGCAGAAGTGGAAAGCAATGTAAAATCATGCCTGGCCAAACTGAAGAGTTATCAGTTGGTCAACGGGGGCTTCTCCTACTGGCCCGGTGAATCGAATATTGCAGATGCCTGGGGAACCAATTACGCCGGACACTTTATGCTCGAAGCACAGGCCAGAGGATATCAACTGCCGGTGGGGCTGCTTAATACGTGGTTAACCTACCAAACCCGTGAAGCCAACAACTGGAAACCTTCCCGTAAGAATTACGGAACGGATCTCATTCAGGCTTATCGTCTTTACACCCTTGCTCTCGCTAAGAGACCGGCCCTGAGCGCCATGAACCTGATGCGTGAAACAGCGGAGATTGATCTGGCGGCGCGTTGGCGGCTTGCTGCGGCATATTGTGCAGCCGGCAAACCCGAGATTGGTGCGCAGATTGTATCCGGTATTCCGCTCAAACCACAAAAAAGGGAAGAGTACTTTGACACCTACGGAAGCTACGGTCGGGACGAAGCCATGATCCTGGAAACTCTGGTCATGCTGAAAAGAAGATCGCAGGCAGAGGCTTTGGTCCGCGATATTGCCAATGTCCTGTCGTCAGACGAATGGTTAAGTACGCAGACAACCGCTTACATGCTGCTTGGCGTTTCCAAATTCGCAGGCGGAAATGCGAATGGCGGCAATCTGAAATGCTCGCTGAACATCGCCGAAAAAACAATGCAGATAAATTCTCCGAAAGTGATTTCGCAAAACAATATCGGATTTAATACCGGCTATCAAAAGAAAGTTACAATCACGAACAATAGCAGCCAACCTTTATTTATCCGCGTGATCACACAAGGCGTTCCCCTGATGAAGGGACAGGAAGCGACAGCTCAAAATCTGGCCATTGCCACTTCTTATGCAGATATGAAAGGACGTCCGTTGAATCCGTTATCCATCAAACAGGGAACACAATTCTATGTCAATCTGACGGTGACGCACCCGGGTGTCCGGATGGATTACAAGAACCTGGCCGTTTCGATGCTATTCCCATCGGGTTGGGAAATTCTCAATGCCCGTATGGATAACATCAAAAGTGCTGTCCTGAAAACCGACGAGCCGGATTATCAGGATATCCGGGATGACCGGGTGTACATGTATTTCAATTTGGCGAAAGGTCAGACCAAGACCTTCAGGGTATTGTTGCAGGCGGCTTACCTGGGCCATTACTATCTGCCATCCGTACAATGCGAAGCCATGTATGACAACTCGGTAAGAGCATATACCAAAGGATATTGGGTGGGAGTTGTCAGATGA